The Vicugna pacos chromosome 5, VicPac4, whole genome shotgun sequence genome includes the window GAAAGTAGTCTGGCTAATGTCAAAGTCTTACTCTCGCAGGAAGTGTTTCCCTGTGACAAACAGATGGTTTGTGGTTTAGATCTCTCAGTAGAGGTGACTGGATTTCTTTATTTTGCTGACTGAAACAGAAATTTGTCTAGACATTTTTGAGGATCACTATGTTAAGTCTCAGCTCTGTATTAGGCTTGTGGGAGTCCAACCCCGAGTTAGGCAGCCCCAGCTCTCAAGTTGTGCATAGTCCTAGACTCAGGCTAGGAAACCATTATGTAACCAAGCAGGTCCATGAAGGACTCCAGATAACTTTATTTCCAGTGTCCACAGGGAAAAGATAGGCTGGGAGGGTCAACTGCAATGTTTGCCATGAGAGTTCTCTCACCTCCTCCTGGGGCATTCTGGAGACCACGGGGGACGTTCTGCCTTCTTCCTGGGATTGACTACAGAGTCTCATTCTTTGTTATCCATCACAGCATCCATCAGTCAAGGTGAATGCTGTGCGCCCTGCCTCTGCAACCAGAGCTAGCCGCCTTCCGAGTCCCTTCACTGACGTGCAAAGCAGGAACTCGGAAGCTGACTTGATTCAAATGTTAACTTTGTTCTTCCTAACTCAACTCTATGGAGCAAGTGTCTTGAGCCTGTTTCCTTCCAtaagaaaatgaggaaaatgtgcCCACATCAGAGGGTCGTTGTGAGGATGAGATGGATTATGGGATGCAGAGGTGCCTAGTATGCTCAGTACACGTTTGTTaatgtatttattaatatatttggcTTGTATTAAACATACGTATTTAACGCATGTATTTACATGCATGTACATATAAACATGTAATTAAGACTAAACGACACATATTAAACATGTATTtggtgggcagagctcagtggtagagtgtgtgcttagtatgcacaaagtcctgggttcaatccccagtgcctccgttaaataaataaataaataaatagcctaattaccccaaaaaacaaacaaaaatttttattttattttaaacaaaatatttaaaaatatagaagtaACAAGATCacagcattattctttttttttttttatatcatgGATTCTTCAAATGGAAAATGAACCCAGCCAGTGGCAAGGAGTCAGAGCCCAGGGAGCCAGCATGGGTGAGAGAGAGTGCCCCAGACCACAGGAAGCTTGGGGCGCTGCTCCTGTCCCTCCATGACCAGCAAGTCTGGGTTCTGGGATTCAGAGACGGGCTTCCTAGAATGTCTTGcccagtggttctctcctctgagATCCAGTTTGATCATCCCTGTTCTAGTCCAGGAACAGACTTCACTGAGCTCTCCTTACCTAACGGCCCCCACGTGCCAGTTCCTGAGACTGATTGGAGGTCACCTTGACTGGAGGTTGGGGAGACGTTAAAGATTCTCTCAGTGTTACTTCCACAGATGGCTAATTCTTTGCGTGGAGTTTATTTGTCTGACTTTTAGAAGGtaatcttattttcctttctggAGGGTAAGGGTGGCTCACTGCTTCCCTACAGACTGCCAACAAACTGCTTTCCTCGAGGGCAAACATCTGTACAAAGTCTGGTTTCCGGTCACACGGGGACAGATGGTGCTGTTCTGCCTGCTTAAAGTCAGAGTCTCAGTTCTGTTTCCCTCGCTCACTGGGGGAGAAAGGAACAAACGCATGGATGGcattttcctcttttggaaagaactttgtcacttttttttttttttacttacgtTTAAGATTCTTAAAACATTCCATCCTTTATTTCCTCCCCGCTAGACTTTCCCACAACTATGAGaatcattctttttaaataatctttttttaaaaaatataaaacaatattcaCTAGAAAAAACCTAGAGAAGgcggaggagggtgtagctcagtggtagagtgtgcgcttagcatgaggaaggtcctgggttcaatccccagtacctccattaaaaataaatgagtaagtaaacctaattatctcccaccAAAACAAAGCCTTAacagttacttttaaaatttctttttgattAAAAGAAAGTCTCCCAAACCGAATGATTTATTCTATGTCTGGGTTCATACATGTTTTCTACTACTAATAAGGAGCTACAAACAGTATACTATCCTACTGCAGAATTTCAGCCTTGGGGTTACTTTTCATTAGCTCTTGAGGCCAATGTCAAGAACGGATAACTTTATTTGTATCCACAGTTATCAAATGAGCTTTGGAAGTCACCAGAAAAGAAAGCCCTGGACCTAGAACAGGGTTGCTGTATGAACACCTGTTTCTTTACAGGTGTTCAGCCTCTATCTTAATTAGCCCTCTAAGAGAATGagctacatttttttatttttatatttttattttgatggagatgctggggattgaacccaggacctcgtgcatgctaagcacgtgctttaccGCTGAGCTATCCCTTCCCCCGACAggctgcattttaaatcattataTATATCATCTCTCTTTACCAGTTCTGTGTCTAGAACGGACTGAAGTGCCTTTCATGTATATGGTTCTTTAATAATTTCTTGGTTCCTGAGGACCAGTCACCCTgagaaatacttcaaaaaatcCCGAGCGAAGTTATGGTGCCTTTTGGCTGAATTGCTGCCCCAATTCTGCCTATCGAAACGCAGCCGTCTCTTCAAAACCCTACCTGGAaaatctttcttctccaccaccccttcccaccccataaGCAGTTGTGATGGCTGCTTCCCACAAATTCCAATCATATTCTGGAGCAGCTTTATGGCCCTTATGCTAAGCTGGTTTGTCTTTGTGtagttttcttcttcttatgttcctttaaaaaattttttgttgttgttggggagaattaggtttatttatttacttgttttttaatggaggtcctggggattgaacccaggaccccgcgCGTGTTAAGCATGAGGTCTTCTGCTGAGCTACACCATCCCCCTCCTTCTTCTTATGCTCCTTAAAGGCAGGTTTGATGTCTTACTCTTTAAGTCCCCTGCAGCTATAGTGCCTTACTGATAAAAGTTGCTACGTATTTATTAATCAAATTCTAGAAACTGAATACCTATGGTCTTCTTTGCTTCCCGTACATACTGACAGTTATTTAGATGAAATGTACATCAGCAGAGCTGTAAAAGTGTAAACCACTAATCAAACGTAACAACACTTTGGGAGTCCTAACTCTGAGGAGTAAGAGAACAGTCATTCTTCAGTAGATGGACATTATTATGAACTTGACTGGGCCCCACCCCGCACCAATTAAATATACATCTGTGGATTTGGTGcctactcaccaatacacattttttaattaataaaaaaattcaggtgattttaatgtgcagccagggttgagaaccattACAGAGCAGTGGTTCTAAACGTGTGGTAGAACCACATTTAGCATCACATGGGAATTTTGGGGAATGCAGATTCTCTGGTCTAATCctgatctactgaatcagaaactcttgaGGGGTGGATCTTGGCAATCAATGCTTTATCATGCCCTTCAGGTGAGTCTAATGCCATAAAGTCATATAAAGAGTTGcaatttttctaattaattaataTGAATAGGATTTGCTCTTAACAAATTACAACCTCAAGGTTACCTTGCAGATAAGAAACACACCTAATGTTTCTTTTGTATCCACCCACAATCTAGATAAATGTGTAAAACATACATTGAGTTCTTAATAAATATGTGCTGGTTAACTTGCCAAAAAAAGTAACAATACTTTGTAGACTTAAAAAAGGCTTTTAGATGTGGGAGTATGAACTGCGTGAAATCTTTAAACAATGATCTAAGTTTTCAGAGTAAGTTGAGCGACTAGTTCAGAATCTGGGCTCCCTTCCTGAAACCAGATGACACACTCCTTGCCCTCCCATGCCAGGTCCccgccctcccccttcccttctgcAGCTGGGCTCTGAGATCTGGACCTCAGTCGACAAACTCCTCTCTTCTCATCCTCACAGAGAAGTCGTTCATTTTCCTAAGCGTGCACAGCATGACTCATCCCTGTGGGACACCAGAAAAACagcaaatgttaaaaaagaactcACTCACTCGGTGCTCACCACCAGTCCTCATTAGCCCTTCCAATGTGTATGTACCCTGTGCTGGGATTAAAATTAAGAAGACTCATAAAAACCGATTGAGACAGCATAATTTTCATCACGGAAATTTGTGATAAAATAATAATGTGGTCATGTTACAATCCTGCGAACTACGGGCCAAGTCATCCAACATTGTTGTTCTCATTTTTGTGCACTGAGTTATAATCGTAGGACTTGAAATCACGAGCTGTTTCCTTGATATACTCTATAGTAATCtttcaggaaggaaataatttttaaagtcccagtagacttttcttttttgggcCATTGTTGGAAGTGGGGTTGACCTTAAAACTTTGTGGTCTCGAAGAACGCTTAATTAATCTGAtgtgaagaaaaaataataatcgcCTCATTTTCTTGCGGTCTCATCACAGaccacccccttttccccagcCTTAGGGGAGGGAGCGTTTAATAATGGTCTGGTGTAAACTGATGCTCGGGCCGCGTGAGTTCCAAGGAGCGCTGCTGGTACAAGTTAAAACGGAGCAAGAGCCACGGCAAAGGGCAGCCCCCGAAACAAAAAAATTGctcaaacaaaccaaccaacgcCAAGGACCGCCATGGCTCTGCTGGCGCGGATCCTGCAAGCCCGTCTGAGCCCCGCGCCCGAGCGGGGCGGGCTTCGGGGCGGCTGCACCCCGCTGCTGCCCCGGCGCGAGGGCGCCCGGCTCCCGGCGGGGGCGCGGGCCGAGGACAAAGGAGCGGGGCGGCCCGGGGCGCCGCGGGCCGGGGGCCGGGCGCAGGGACCCCGGAGCCTCGCCGCCATGCCCGGGCCGCGGACCCTCGCCAACCTGGTGGAGTTCTTCTGGAAGGACGGCTTCAGCCGCATCCACGAGATCCAGGTAGCCGcgcgctggggccgggagggctAGCGGCTCGCTGTGGGGGCACGGCGCCGGCGAGGAGGCCCGGGGCGGGGGGCCGAGGAAAGGGTCCCCAGGAGGGAGCGCCGGGAAGGGGACCCGGGGAGGGGATCCCGGGAGGACGCTAGGGAAGGGACCTGGGGCGGGAGGACCAGGGAGGCGACCGGAGGAAGGGATTCTGGGCAAGGAGCGCCGGAGGGAACCCCGGGGAGAGGGGCTCTGGGAGGAGGCGCCAGGGAGGGGACCGGAGGAGGAGACCCTAGGGAGGGGGGACAGGGGACTGAGGAGGGGATCCCGGGGGTCGCCGAGGAGGAAGCGCCGGACCTGCCCAGGAAGGGCGAGCTGGGGAGAAGGCTGCAGGGAGCGGCGCCCGGGAGGGACCCCAGGGCCGGGGCATCTTGCAGGGGTGCCCGAGGAAAGGACGCCGGGAGTGTTTCCTGGACAGGGCGCGCGGGGGAGAGGGCTTTGAGGAGTGATCCGGGAGGGGTCCCGGGGGAGGGGGTCTCGGGCAGGAGGGGCCCCGGGGGTGGGGGTCTCGGGCAGGGGGTGCCCCGGAGCCCCTGGGCCGCTCGCGCTGTGGGCTCGGGCGGGCGGACTCGAGGCAGTGGgagcctccctgcctctccaCGAGGTGGGCCAAAAGGTCTGTGTCTTTACGCGGCGAGGACACGTTGTGTCTGTTTTTAGTCCTTTTTGTTGGTGTTTTatgactgaaaaacaaaacacaaagtaaCAGCGGAGGTTTGGAGGCTCCAGGTTATGTAACCCCTAAGTGATGGGAAGACAGGCGAACATTCGGCGTGGAGCCAGGACTGGGCAGGGACCGGGAAGAACCCAACCGGTCCAACCACCCTGTCGGGGTGTTGGGACCCACTCATTCTAAGGTGTCTCATCTTCATCCTGCGTTTCCTCCTTTGCTCACCCCAGATTGACTCTGTCATTGCCAGGTGACCCTGCACTTTTCAGCGTCGTCAAATCTGGGCCTTCTCACTTGCCTTCGTGGTTTTCTCAGGGGTCCTACCCCAGCCCATGCTCTTATTTCTGGGATCTGGGCCTTTTGACTTATTACAAGAACACCCTCCTCCTCTTTTGTTCAGAGCTTACCCTTTAACCTCCAGATCACAGAGGAACCCTTCGGTAACCACCTACCTGGGTTTTGGTCTTTCATTCATTCCCTCCACCGTTAGCACACATGGTGGTGCCGAGGCCACGGGCTGTGGTTGAAGCAGAAACTTCATTCATAGAAAAAAAGTGGCTCAAGAGGAGCAATTTTCACTCTACTGAAATTCCAGCTGGCCCCTCCTCTCCAACCCCAACATCATCCCCACCCAATTTTTGCCCAGATGTGTTTCTAGGGCTCAAAAgttattttctctgtttcatgTGGAATCTGAACCTGAGATATCAGAATGATAGTTTTCAAATAtggtaaaaaaatatttatttaatgacaaGTTCAGTACAgcctgattttttgtttttgtttttatccacCTCTGTGtccatctgctttttttttttccttccagttttaactTCTGTGCTAGTTAAGTAGCTGGCTTTGCCTGAGAAGTGGCTCATCTCCCAGTAGTTCCTGTTAACAGCCGTCTTATCTCTTTTGGGGTCCTGTTTGTTAGGCAGGGTGatcccttggcacaggacacatgCCATTTGAGTCTTGGTGTCTCCATCTCCAAGCAGGAGGACTTAACTAGGGCCATAAAGAAGCAAACAGCTTCTACCTGAAGGCAGAATAGTAGAGAGACAGCCGACCCTGTGGCCTGCTGTTTCTGATGTTGAGAGTTGGGGTGGTAAGAAATGTTAGCAGATGCCAAAGAGAGACATGGTCATTTTCCCCATGCTCAGCCCTGCCTGTGTCCTACTGAGCCATGCTGGGTGATACTTTCTTCCTCCATTCCTTCCTCCCCTAATTATTAACTGGACAATTTaactcatttatatttattgtgatttctttccttttttttggttaactttattgagatataattcacatatcatacaatTCATCCACTTAGAGTAtacagccatcaccacaatcagttttagaacattttcataaccttaaaaagaaaccccatattgTATCCTTTAGCTGTTACCCCCACCACTCTCCCATTCCCCCAGCCTTAAGTGACCACTAGTTGACTTTATGTCTTTGTAGATTGGCTtcctctggacatttcatatgaatggaatcatataatatgtggtcttttgtgtctggcttctttcactgagcaccaTGTTTTTAGAGTTTGGCATGTGGTAACATGTATCAGTACCTCACTCCTGTTTATGGACAAATAATATTTCAGTGTATGAATAGGCGACATTTTGCTTACTCATTcttcagttgatagacatttggataATTCCCACCTTTTCCCTgtaatgaataatgctgctatgaatattcagtgcaagtttttgtgtagacatatgctttcatttctttttgataGATCTCTAGGAGGCGAATTGCTTGGTCAAATAGTAACTCTGTATTTAGCTGTTTGATGAAGACTGTTTTAATGTGGctgcattattttacattccaCCAGCAGTGCAATAGGGTTTTGAtgtctccatatccttgccaatacttgttattacctgtccttttgttttaagcatcctagtggatgtgaagtgttctctcattgaggttttgatttgcatttccctaatgactaatgatcttgagcttcttttcatgtgtttattacacatttgtttatcctccttggagaaatgtccattcaaaTAATTGCCcagtttaaaagcttttttttttttttactgttgcattgtaatactttaaaaatatattctagacATAAATgtgtgctttgcaaatattttctccattctagAGATTGTTTTTCACTTCCCTggtagtgtcctttgaagcacaaaatttttaaagtttgaagtccaatcatctgttttttcttttgttgcttgtccTTTTGATATCATATCTTAAGAcaccattgccaaatccaagatcATAAAGATTtgctcctatattttcttcaaagagttttatggttttagcccttacatttagatctttggtCCATGTGGAGGTAATTTTTGTGTGTAGTGTGAGATAAaggtatacatttattttttgtttgtggctatctagttttcccagcatcatttattataCTGCTCTTTCCCATTTAATtgtcttggcacctttgttgaaaatcaattgaccattgATGTATGAATTTCCTTCTGGACACTCAGTTCTATTCCAATGATTTAGATGTtcatccttatgccagtaccacattgtCTTCGTTACTTTTATAGAATCTTTGAAATAGGGAAATGTGTCcttcaactttgctcttctttttcaagattgtttttgctattctgggtcctttgcatttaatttttaggataagcttgtcaatttctacaaagaagCCAGCTGGAATTCTGATAGAGATTATGTTGAATCTGTGGATCAGTTTGGGGATTATTGCCATCTTAATAATACTGTCTTCCATtgcatgaacatgggatgtctttccatttctgtaggtccttaatttctttcaacgATCTCTTGTAGCTTTCAGAGCATAAgttttgtacttcttttgttaaatttactcctaggtatgTTATTCTTTTTACTGTTgtaatggaattgttttcttagttttatttttggattgttcattgctaatgtatggaaatgcagttgatttttgcatattgcttttatatcctgcaagcttgctgaacttgtttattagttctgATAGTTTTTTAGTGGCTTCCTTATAATTTTCTATACACAAGATCATGTCACCCATGAATAGAGATCGCTTTACCTCTCCCTTTCCAATCTGGGTGTCTTTTCTCTCAGTTTCTTGCCGGGCATATTTTATAGGTCCGTTACAGTTTGCCCACAGCAGCTCCCTTCGTGGGGCGGGCACAGGGAGCTGTTGGGGGCGTGTGGGAAGGGGTTTCAGAGCCTGTTTGGCTCAGGATGGTTAAGACCCTGCAGTTCATCTAGGTCCGCATTTCTCTCTTGTGACTTCACACATCTAAGGGGTTTTTAAACGCATATCTTAAGTTCAGAAGACTTCTATAAATGTGATTAATGATGTGAAAATATTGATCTCAGGAATACTTAAAGTTACCGCCCTGGTTCAGCTCTGTATAACGTAGTGCTTCCTCTTCCCCAGTTTTCTGCCCCCCTTAACCCACAGGAATGTCTGTGTCAAAGGTATGTCATGTCtgtgtatttttccctttttcgGTCTCTCCATGGTATTGCAGCAGAAGCACACTCGGGAGTACGGAAGAATCTTCAAGTCTCACTTTGGTCCTCAGTTTGTAGTGTCTGTTGCAGACCGAGACTTGGTGGCTCAGGTGCTGCGGGCGGAGGGGGCTGCGCCCCAGAGAGCCAACATGGGGTCCTGGCAGGAGTACCGAGACTTACGAGGCAGATCTACCGGGCTCATCTCGGCGTGAGTACGTGGGGCCGGGCTGAGCACGAGCAGGAaatgggagcccagggaggccCCCTCCCTGAACACTGGGCTCCTAACTCCTGATGGAAAAGTGTCAGGAGAGCCTCTCGTGGGATCCCCTGAAGTCAGGCACCAGAGCCCAGCTGGGGgctctctgcttcctcctgtggGAAGAGATGTGGTGGCAGGGACAAGGTGGGGGTCACACTAGCCCAGCGATGGGGAGGGGCTGTTTTTCAAGCATTGCTTTGTGGCTTTTGGTGTCCGTTCAGTGACCACCAAGGGAGCTGAGCTCACAGTGCCTGTCTGTGGACAAGGGATGAGGTTGGTTGAGCTGTCTTAGCAGACCCCCTGGAGGGGCTACGAACTTCCAGTGTCCATCGCCAAGTGATGGTTTTCCTGTCTCATAACAGACTACAATGATTATACATCTTTGTGCCTTCTAAGAGCTAATTGGCACTCTCACAGACAGAGAGGAAAATATGAAGCATCTGCAGATCTCCTGGTCCAAATCACTTGCGTTTAGAAATTCTATTTTTGACTCTTTTGATATGTATGTCCTTATACATGAACTGGGGAGTAGTACCATCAATTTctcaaataaaggaaaaagaagttgtggttgGGTGTCACCACTGTCCCTCAGTTTCTGTCCTAAGAGTAGTAATCAAACAGCTTCTCTCCCTTTGTCCAGCCCCCAGAGGGCAGGGGACAGTGCTCTGTGCCGTCACCAGGGCGTCTCGGCGCTGgctgcaggctcaggagtgtagGAGTTCAGATCAGTTCAGGATCTGGGAGTTTACTTGTGTAAAGTTTGTTGTCCTTCGCTCATCAGAGCAGTCTTGTGTCTCTTTACTATAATACTGTTGCAAGAGTTTCAAAGGCAGTGTATTACTTTTGATAAAGATGCTTCCTGGTGGCAGTTTTTTCCCTTAAAGTTTGCTTCAAGGGCAACAGCTCAAGTGTTAATGAGACTCCAAGGCTGAGGTTACCCCTCCTCTTTGCAATGTCGGCCCTGCTTTCATCCTATGTGGATGGGCAGGTGTGTTGCTTCTTTTCTGCTGGGGTCCTCTGAATTCCTTCCCAGATTACCAATACAAGGAAAATGACTGGAAATTCACTTCATTCTAGGGAGGGTGACCAGTGGCTCAAGATGAGAAGTGTGTTGAGACAAAGAATTCTGAAACCAAAAGATGTGGCCCCCTTTTCGGGAGAAATCAATCAAGTTATTGCCGATTTAATTAAAAGAATCTACTTCCTCAAGAACCAGGCAGAAGATGGAGAAACTGTGACCAACATCAATGACCTATTCTTCAAATATTCCATGGAAGGTGAGGTGAAGTCAGGAGGTGGGAACGATGGAAGAATGGACGTTTGCCAGAAAATAGTCATTGTCACTCCTTGGGGGTTTCCTGTGCCCCAGGTGGTGTGCTGAGCCCCAGACACACATCCATGTAATCCTCGCCATGCTGACGGAACCGGGGATGTCTATAAATGCGGCAACCGAAAACTACCCCCGTTTTTAGTGGCAGAAACTTAGTTTCAAATACAGGTCTTttgaagggtgggtatagctcagaggtagagtgcgtgcttagcatgcacaaggtcctgggttcaattcccagtacctcctctaaaaataaatacacaaataaacctaattacctcccccccgccctgccaaaagaaaattgaaaaaaaaaattcatgttagTTGAGTAGAATTCTCATGGTTCAAAGATCAAAACCAAAATATTCATTGGAAAGTCTCCCTCTCTCCTTACCCAGCTAGGTCACCAGTGTCTTCGAGGGATGTTATATGCACTTACAGAGAAATGCATGCGAATATTTTTTGCGGGCACAGGGAGAAGtcgttaggtttgtttatttattattattattttgatggaggtactggggattgaacccaggacctcatgcgtgctgagcacactctctacccctgagctgcacCTTCCCCTGTGAATattctttttacttaaaaaataagtggTCGAATACCACACATTCTTTTCtgtatctggctttttttttttttaatatataaagaattctatcAGCTTTCCTATTTTAAAAGGTGAGTTTAACTtcaaattcagttttttaaagttcagaTATGCACGCTCTCTGAAAATAGTAAGAAAATCAACAGAGAAGAGAGTTGTAAACCCACCAGAAAATCCCGCTCTTGGTGCTTGGAGGCCCTTTCCTCGGCCTTCTTAGCTCTTGGACTGGGGGCTCCCCGATGTGTGGCCAGGAGGAGCCACCTTTCAACTCCCCACAGTTGGGCGGAAAGGTTGGGGGGTCTCGCCTGGTAGGTCTTGGACAGACCGTTGAGCTGGGGGTGTGATGGGGCAGAGGGTCTGTCAGCTCTGTGTGCACGGCCCCCGGTGCATCAGGACCTGGTGGAGGAGACCTCTGGTGATGGAGCGGCAGGCCTCATGAAGGGCCCCTGGACCACTTTAGAAAGTGATTTCTGTGGCCAGGTATCGTCTGCCGATGCTGTGACCAGTCTATGTGAAGAAGGGCTTTGAAATGACACCTCTCTCCCGTGCAGGAGTGGCCACCATCCTCTACGAGAGCCGTCTGGGCTGCCTGGAGAGCAGCATCCCACAGCCCACGGAGGACTACATCCAGGCCCTGGGGCTCATGTTCAGCATGTTCAGGACCTCCATGTACGCAGGCGCCATCCCCCGGTGGCTCCGCCCGCTCGTCCCCAAGCCCTGGCGCGAGTTCTGCAGGTCCTGGGATGGACTCTTCAAATTCAGTAAGAGAAAGTGGGCGCCACTTCTGCACACGCAGGTGGACCTGACTTTCCAGCTAGTTGTGTGTCTAATGCTCATGCGGACAGTGGGTCTCCCTGCAGAGGATGACCCGATGTCCTTATGAGCCATTTGGGCTCCAGAGCTTTTAGATCAGTTTCTCCAGTGAGCATAAAGCGTGTGGGTTGTGACCACAAGCGATGGGACCGATTTATCACTTTTAAACTCTTTATTTCAATACACATCCTTGCAGTGATACATAAATGTCATCTGTGGGAGGTGACACCTTTAGTCCAATAATTCTGTCATTGCTTAAAAGGCAGATAGAATTTCGGACCTGTGCAAGTTCATTTGAACATTCTCAGTGGCAGCTTTGGGGACAGAGAAATTCATTCGTTTCTCACTTGGTGGAAAACAAGCTAGGAAAAACCGTTTTGTTCA containing:
- the CYP27C1 gene encoding cytochrome P450 27C1 isoform X1, yielding MALLARILQARLSPAPERGGLRGGCTPLLPRREGARLPAGARAEDKGAGRPGAPRAGGRAQGPRSLAAMPGPRTLANLVEFFWKDGFSRIHEIQQKHTREYGRIFKSHFGPQFVVSVADRDLVAQVLRAEGAAPQRANMGSWQEYRDLRGRSTGLISAEGDQWLKMRSVLRQRILKPKDVAPFSGEINQVIADLIKRIYFLKNQAEDGETVTNINDLFFKYSMEGVATILYESRLGCLESSIPQPTEDYIQALGLMFSMFRTSMYAGAIPRWLRPLVPKPWREFCRSWDGLFKFSQIHVDNKLKAIQCQMDRGERVRGGLLTCLFLSQELTLEEIYANMTEMLLAGVDTTSFTLSWAVYLLARHPEVQQTVYRQIVKNLGERHVPTGADVSKVPLVRALLKETLRLFPVLPGNGRVTQEDLVVGGYLIPRGTQLALCHYATSYEDENFPRAKEFRPERWLREGHLHRVDNFGSIPFGYGVRSCIGRRIAELEIHLAVIQVGPGAGLRAWPHLLGSHESGFGGERKQNFENFKLQIKSLL
- the CYP27C1 gene encoding cytochrome P450 27C1 isoform X2 produces the protein MALLARILQARLSPAPERGGLRGGCTPLLPRREGARLPAGARAEDKGAGRPGAPRAGGRAQGPRSLAAMPGPRTLANLVEFFWKDGFSRIHEIQQKHTREYGRIFKSHFGPQFVVSVADRDLVAQVLRAEGAAPQRANMGSWQEYRDLRGRSTGLISAEGDQWLKMRSVLRQRILKPKDVAPFSGEINQVIADLIKRIYFLKNQAEDGETVTNINDLFFKYSMEGVATILYESRLGCLESSIPQPTEDYIQALGLMFSMFRTSMYAGAIPRWLRPLVPKPWREFCRSWDGLFKFSQIHVDNKLKAIQCQMDRGERVRGGLLTCLFLSQELTLEEIYANMTEMLLAGVDTTSFTLSWAVYLLARHPEVQQTVYRQIVKNLGERHVPTGADVSKVPLVRALLKETLRLFPVLPGNGRVTQEDLVVGGYLIPRGTQLALCHYATSYEDENFPRAKEFRPERWLREGHLHRVDNFGSIPFGYGVRSCIGRRIAELEIHLAVIQLLQHFEIRTSPWTKTVHAKTHGLLMPGEPIHVRFVNRK